The following are encoded together in the Clostridia bacterium genome:
- a CDS encoding 1-deoxy-D-xylulose-5-phosphate reductoisomerase, translated as MSKKRIIILGLSGSIGRQALDVIDGADDFEIVGAAVNKSTDFLEAQAKERNIPLVCTGQKDAAKDLGERMGGAHKVYAGVNGMCDMIKDAAPDIVLNALGGMVGLMPTLAAIESGCDVALANKETLVAGGELVMKRAKKRGVQILPIDSEHSAIWQSLRAGQKGELSRVILTASGGPFREYTKEQMENVTVADALKHPNWSMGPKITIDSATMMNKGLEFIEAMHLFSLSPDEIEIVIHPESIVHSAAEFCDGAVIAELGTPDMRLPIAYAINYERRASLPVKRLNLFDAGRLTFYKPDLERFPCLRLAKESAEKLGTSTVVLNGANEAAVGLFLDNKIGFSDIARLVDDALSVHEYIKKPSLEEILAADKAARDRVVRAAQNLKR; from the coding sequence ATGAGTAAAAAACGAATAATAATTCTGGGACTTTCCGGCTCGATAGGCCGTCAGGCGCTCGACGTTATCGACGGCGCCGACGATTTTGAGATAGTAGGAGCCGCAGTAAATAAAAGCACGGATTTTTTGGAGGCACAGGCGAAAGAGAGAAATATCCCGCTCGTCTGCACGGGCCAAAAAGACGCCGCAAAAGATCTTGGGGAGCGCATGGGCGGCGCGCATAAAGTATACGCCGGCGTAAACGGCATGTGCGATATGATAAAGGATGCGGCGCCCGATATAGTTTTAAACGCATTGGGCGGAATGGTGGGGCTTATGCCCACGCTGGCAGCAATAGAGTCGGGATGCGACGTGGCGCTTGCCAATAAGGAGACGCTTGTAGCCGGCGGCGAGCTGGTTATGAAAAGAGCGAAAAAGCGAGGCGTACAAATACTGCCGATAGATTCGGAGCACAGCGCCATATGGCAGTCGCTTCGCGCGGGACAAAAGGGAGAGCTTTCACGCGTTATACTTACTGCTTCCGGCGGCCCGTTTCGTGAATATACGAAGGAGCAGATGGAAAATGTAACGGTAGCCGATGCATTAAAGCACCCAAACTGGAGCATGGGACCTAAGATAACCATAGACTCGGCAACTATGATGAACAAGGGACTTGAATTTATCGAGGCCATGCATCTGTTTTCTTTGTCGCCCGATGAAATAGAGATAGTGATACATCCCGAGAGCATCGTGCATTCGGCGGCGGAGTTTTGCGACGGCGCCGTGATCGCCGAGCTGGGAACGCCCGATATGCGTCTTCCCATAGCGTATGCGATAAATTATGAGCGGCGCGCATCTCTGCCGGTAAAGAGGCTAAACCTTTTCGACGCGGGCAGGCTTACGTTTTACAAGCCTGATCTCGAACGCTTCCCCTGCCTTAGGCTTGCAAAAGAGAGCGCCGAAAAGCTGGGCACATCCACGGTAGTTTTAAACGGCGCGAACGAAGCGGCGGTCGGGCTGTTTTTGGATAATAAAATAGGATTCTCTGATATAGCAAGGCTTGTGGACGATGCGCTTTCTGTGCACGAATACATAAAAAAGCCTTCGCTCGAAGAAATACTTGCCGCAGACAAAGCGGCCAGAGACCGAGTTGTAAGAGCAGCCCAAAATCTCAAGAGGTGA
- a CDS encoding site-2 protease family protein, with the protein MGVIITILVFSFLITFHEFGHFITAKLSGITVEEFSVGMGPAFFKRTYKGTQYSLRVFPIGGFCKMEGEEEAADTDGSFSKKPLYTRFVVVVAGSVMNFIAGFLIFAIMVASSGVIGTTVVSSFREGLDYYPTQQAGLMEGDRIVKLNSTVTHISDDIVYYLTSRGDEPIDITLERNGETIVLEGVTFPYETYDKSQITGSPKDEGKPYHLVYTDFYVTTEKATFIGTIKTAFYKSLATAKLIWVTLGDLVRGKVGMTELSGPIGVGSAISSAIKVSWESFWRLVAFITINLAVVNLLPLPALDGGRIVFMIYELISRRPVPPEKENLVHFVGLVAFVVLAIFIAYQDILKLLPS; encoded by the coding sequence ATAGGCGTAATAATAACGATACTCGTTTTTTCATTTCTTATAACGTTCCATGAATTCGGCCACTTTATCACGGCTAAGCTTTCGGGCATAACCGTTGAGGAGTTTTCCGTAGGAATGGGCCCTGCGTTCTTCAAGCGCACATATAAAGGCACGCAGTATTCGCTGCGCGTATTTCCCATAGGCGGATTTTGCAAGATGGAGGGCGAGGAAGAAGCGGCAGACACCGACGGTTCGTTTTCAAAAAAGCCGCTCTATACGCGCTTTGTCGTAGTTGTTGCCGGCTCCGTAATGAACTTCATCGCCGGATTTCTTATCTTTGCCATAATGGTCGCGTCCTCCGGCGTTATAGGTACAACGGTCGTTTCAAGCTTCCGCGAAGGGCTTGACTATTATCCGACGCAGCAGGCCGGTCTTATGGAGGGCGACAGGATAGTTAAGCTAAACTCGACCGTGACGCATATATCCGACGACATAGTATATTATCTTACTAGCCGCGGCGACGAGCCGATAGACATAACGCTTGAAAGAAACGGAGAAACGATAGTTCTTGAAGGCGTGACATTCCCATATGAAACGTATGATAAATCACAGATAACGGGAAGCCCGAAAGACGAGGGCAAGCCCTATCATCTTGTATATACCGATTTTTACGTAACGACGGAAAAGGCAACGTTTATCGGCACAATAAAAACGGCGTTCTACAAATCGCTTGCCACTGCGAAGCTTATATGGGTGACCTTAGGCGATCTGGTGCGGGGAAAGGTGGGAATGACCGAGCTTTCCGGCCCGATAGGCGTGGGAAGCGCCATATCCTCGGCGATAAAAGTAAGCTGGGAGAGTTTTTGGCGGCTGGTTGCATTTATAACGATAAATCTGGCCGTGGTAAATCTGCTTCCGCTGCCCGCGCTTGACGGAGGACGCATCGTATTTATGATATACGAGCTTATTTCGCGCCGTCCCGTGCCGCCCGAGAAGGAGAACCTTGTGCATTTCGTGGGACTCGTGGCGTTTGTCGTGCTGGCGATATTCATTGCATATCAGGATATATTAAAGCTTTTGCCTTCGTAA
- the ispG gene encoding flavodoxin-dependent (E)-4-hydroxy-3-methylbut-2-enyl-diphosphate synthase: protein MASRKIKVRNIEIGGGAPVSVQSMTNTDTRDAKKTLWQISRFKDAGCDIVRLAVPDEEAARALYEIREGTDMPIVADIHFDYRLALIAADAGIDKIRINPGNIGSRERVRAVVRSCAERGIPIRIGVNGGSLEKDILKKYGKVCAEAIVESALGHIKMLEDEGFFDIAVSLKSSDVKTTIEAYRLMSRTRDYPLHLGVTEAGTYEMGIIKSSVGIGSLLCDGIGDTIRVSLTDDPVKEVYAGKNILRAVGLLHDRPQLVSCPTCGRCRIDMIPIAKAVGEALKEINAPIKVAVMGCAVNGPGEAREADVGVAGGSGSAVLFKHGEIIRKIPEDKILEELLKEIKAMI, encoded by the coding sequence ATGGCGTCGAGAAAAATAAAGGTAAGAAATATAGAGATAGGCGGCGGCGCGCCCGTGTCGGTGCAGTCGATGACGAATACGGACACGCGCGACGCGAAAAAAACGCTTTGGCAGATATCGCGCTTCAAGGATGCGGGCTGCGATATAGTGCGCCTTGCCGTGCCTGACGAGGAGGCGGCGCGTGCGCTTTACGAAATAAGAGAGGGCACGGACATGCCGATCGTAGCCGATATACACTTCGATTACCGCCTTGCGCTTATCGCAGCCGACGCGGGCATAGATAAGATACGCATAAATCCCGGGAACATCGGCTCGCGCGAGCGGGTGAGGGCCGTAGTAAGATCATGCGCCGAACGCGGCATACCCATACGCATAGGAGTGAACGGCGGCTCGCTTGAGAAGGATATCTTAAAAAAATACGGCAAAGTGTGCGCCGAGGCGATAGTTGAAAGCGCACTCGGCCATATAAAGATGCTCGAGGACGAGGGCTTTTTCGACATTGCCGTATCTCTTAAATCCTCCGATGTAAAAACAACTATAGAGGCATACCGCCTTATGAGCCGCACGCGCGATTATCCGCTCCATCTGGGCGTGACCGAGGCGGGTACATACGAGATGGGCATAATAAAATCGTCGGTGGGCATAGGGTCGCTTCTTTGCGACGGGATAGGCGATACGATAAGAGTGTCGCTTACGGACGATCCCGTAAAAGAGGTATACGCAGGGAAAAATATACTCAGGGCTGTGGGACTTCTTCACGACAGGCCGCAGCTTGTATCGTGTCCCACCTGCGGGCGGTGCCGGATAGACATGATACCCATAGCAAAGGCGGTGGGAGAGGCTCTTAAAGAAATAAACGCGCCGATAAAGGTAGCCGTTATGGGCTGTGCCGTAAACGGACCGGGAGAGGCAAGAGAGGCCGACGTGGGCGTTGCGGGAGGAAGCGGCTCGGCCGTGCTTTTCAAGCACGGCGAGATAATCAGAAAGATACCGGAGGATAAAATTTTAGAAGAGCTTTTAAAAGAAATAAAAGCTATGATATGA